A single genomic interval of Candidatus Methylomirabilota bacterium harbors:
- a CDS encoding nitronate monooxygenase, whose translation MSAFRTQLCDLLGIEYPIVQSGMGGVAGPELVAEVCRAGGLGILAGLNVPPDDLRKMIRHVRELTDRPFGVNLWLHKALRPPIDPGSVPEETLRGAQAMLGRFRERLGIPPTAARPGRAPDLVGAAIAVILDERPPVFSAALGSLERELVEQCHRRGIKVMAMVATVEDARAAAADGADMIVAQGSEAGGHRSLDGKPASPEATSVGIIALLPQVVDAVPVPVVAAGGIADGRGLVAALALGASGVLLGTRFVATRESMAPELYKKRVLESESGATTVTDVLTGLWARALANTFTRDYTTSGAPVLPPLVQRAAASDVYVAALKQGNADYYPMMAGQSVGLIHDLPGAREVVESVIREARAVLDALPRRVRLT comes from the coding sequence ATGAGCGCGTTCAGGACCCAGCTGTGCGATCTCCTCGGCATCGAGTACCCGATCGTCCAGTCCGGCATGGGTGGCGTCGCCGGGCCGGAGTTGGTGGCCGAGGTCTGCCGCGCAGGCGGTCTCGGCATTCTCGCCGGGCTCAACGTCCCGCCCGACGACCTACGGAAGATGATCCGCCACGTGCGCGAGCTGACCGACCGCCCCTTCGGGGTGAACCTCTGGCTACACAAGGCACTCCGGCCGCCGATCGATCCTGGCAGCGTGCCCGAGGAGACGCTGCGCGGCGCCCAGGCGATGCTCGGTCGTTTTCGCGAGCGGCTGGGCATTCCCCCGACGGCGGCGCGCCCAGGTCGGGCGCCCGACCTTGTAGGCGCCGCGATCGCGGTCATCCTCGACGAGCGGCCGCCGGTGTTCTCGGCGGCCCTCGGCTCGCTCGAGCGCGAGCTTGTCGAGCAATGCCATCGGCGCGGCATCAAGGTCATGGCCATGGTCGCGACCGTGGAGGACGCCCGCGCCGCGGCGGCGGACGGTGCCGACATGATCGTCGCTCAGGGCAGCGAGGCCGGCGGTCACCGCTCGCTGGACGGCAAGCCCGCGTCGCCCGAGGCGACGAGCGTGGGTATCATCGCCCTGCTCCCCCAGGTCGTCGACGCGGTGCCGGTGCCCGTCGTGGCGGCGGGCGGCATTGCCGACGGCCGGGGCTTGGTCGCGGCGCTCGCCCTCGGAGCGAGCGGCGTGCTGCTGGGCACGCGCTTCGTGGCGACGCGCGAGTCGATGGCGCCCGAGCTGTACAAGAAGCGCGTGCTCGAGAGCGAGAGCGGCGCGACCACCGTGACGGACGTCCTCACCGGCCTCTGGGCACGGGCGCTCGCCAACACGTTCACCCGAGACTACACGACGTCCGGGGCGCCGGTTCTGCCGCCGCTCGTCCAGCGGGCCGCCGCCAGCGACGTCTACGTCGCCGCGCTCAAGCAAGGCAACGCCGATTACTACCCGATGATGGCCGGCCAGAGCGTCGGTCTGATCCACGACCTTCCGGGCGCGCGCGAGGTGGTCGAGAGCGTCATCCGCGAGGCGCGCGCCGTCCTCGACGCGCTCCCCCGGAGGGTGCGCCTGACCTAG